Proteins encoded within one genomic window of Alosa alosa isolate M-15738 ecotype Scorff River chromosome 24, AALO_Geno_1.1, whole genome shotgun sequence:
- the zgc:101858 gene encoding 3-oxoacyl-[acyl-carrier-protein] reductase FabG codes for MASEETFKVNSLKDKVTLITGASSGIGAAAAILFAKLGARLALNGRDVENLKKIAEQCTSCGAIQPLLVPGDLTDEETVSKTVDQTLAHFGSLDVLVNSAGILAMGSIETTDLAQYDKVMNVNVRSVYHLTHLCVPHLIKTQGSIVNVSSVNGQRSFPGVLAYCMSKSAIDQFTRCIALELAEKQVRVNSVCPGVIITEVHKRAGLNEEEYAKFLEKCKVTHALGRPGEADEVAHAIAFLASDAATYITGVNLPVDGGRHAMCPR; via the exons GTCAATTCCCTGAAAGACAAAGTGACCCTCATCACTGGTGCCAGTTCAGGAAtcggagcagcagcagccataTTGTTTGCCAAACTTGGTGCTCGGCTCGCATTAAATGGCCGCGATGTGGAAAATCTAAAAAAGATAGCTGAACAGTGCACCAGCTGTGGTGCCATCCAG CCCTTGCTTGTGCCTGGTGATCTGACCGATGAGGAGACAGTGAGCAAAACTGTGGACCAGACTCTTGCCCATTTTGGCAGCCTTGATGTCCTTGTTAATAGTGCAGGAATCCTGGCCATGGGCAGTATTGAAACAACTGATTTAGCCCAGTATGATAAGGTCATGAATGTCAATGTCAG GTCTGTGTATCACCTGACCCACCTGTGTGTGCCTCATTTAATAAAGACACAAGGCTCTATTGTGAATGTCTCAAGTGTCAATGGCCAGCGATCG TTTCCTGGTGTCcttgcctactgtatgtccaaATCGGCCATTGACCAATTCACTCGCTGCATAGCACTTG aacTGGCTGAAAAGCAAGTGCGGGTCAATTCGGTCTG CCCAGGAGTGATCATAACTGAAGTTCACAAACGAGCTGGTTTGAATGAAGAAGAATATGCAAAG TTCCTAGAGAAGTGTAAGGTGACCCATGCCCTTGGACGACCAGGGGAGGCAGATGAAGTCGCTCATGCCATTGCTTTCCTGGCATCAGATGCCGCAACCTACATAACAGGGGTCAACCTTCCTGTGGATGGGGGTCGGCATGCCATGTGTCCACGATAA